Proteins co-encoded in one Marinobacter qingdaonensis genomic window:
- the nhaB gene encoding sodium/proton antiporter NhaB yields the protein MPNTVISGFTHNFLGKAPVWYKQVILLFLVANPIVMFLLGPGTAGWLLIAEFIFTLAMALKCYPLLPGGLLAVEALLIGLTTPDAVYLEVLTNFPVILLLMFMVAGIYFMKELLLVTFTQILVGVRSKSALSLLFCCAAAVLSAFLDALTVTAVIISVAVGFYSVYHKVASGKGYHHKDHNAGSDEEVVELHREDLENFRAFLRSLLMHGAIGTALGGVATMVGEPQNLLIAKVVGWDFAGFFLTMAPVSLPVLAAGLVTCWSLEKLRWFGYGGRLPKPVRKVLEEFAENERAKRTKADQAALWVQAIAAAVLVVGLAFHLAEVGLIGLLVIILITSFTGITDEHQIGKAFQESLPFTSLLVVFFAVVAVIHEQHLFKPIIDLVLSLPESNQPGWFFVANGVLSMISDNVFVATVYISEVKQALDAGSISKEHFQALAVAINTGTNLPSVATPNGQAAFLFLLTSAIAPLVRLSYGRMVVMAFPYTLVMGGVGLYMVINHI from the coding sequence ATGCCCAACACTGTGATCTCCGGCTTCACCCATAATTTCCTTGGCAAGGCTCCGGTCTGGTACAAGCAGGTCATCCTGCTGTTCCTGGTCGCCAATCCCATCGTCATGTTCCTGCTCGGTCCGGGTACCGCGGGCTGGCTGTTGATCGCCGAGTTTATCTTTACCCTGGCCATGGCCCTGAAGTGCTACCCGCTGCTGCCCGGTGGCCTGCTGGCGGTGGAGGCGCTGTTGATCGGGCTGACCACCCCGGACGCGGTGTACCTGGAGGTGTTGACCAATTTCCCGGTGATTCTGCTGCTGATGTTCATGGTCGCGGGCATCTACTTCATGAAGGAGTTGCTGCTGGTCACCTTCACCCAGATCCTGGTGGGGGTGCGCTCCAAGTCCGCGCTGTCGCTGCTGTTTTGCTGCGCCGCCGCGGTGCTGTCGGCGTTTCTCGACGCCCTGACGGTCACGGCGGTGATCATCAGCGTGGCGGTGGGTTTCTACTCGGTGTACCACAAGGTGGCGTCCGGCAAGGGCTACCATCACAAGGACCACAACGCCGGCAGTGACGAGGAAGTGGTCGAGCTGCACCGGGAAGACCTGGAGAACTTCCGCGCCTTCCTGCGCAGCCTGCTGATGCACGGCGCCATCGGTACCGCCCTGGGCGGTGTCGCGACCATGGTGGGCGAGCCCCAGAACCTGTTGATCGCCAAGGTGGTGGGCTGGGATTTCGCCGGCTTCTTCCTGACCATGGCGCCGGTCAGCCTGCCGGTGCTGGCCGCCGGTCTGGTCACCTGCTGGTCGCTGGAGAAGCTGCGCTGGTTCGGTTACGGCGGTCGCCTGCCCAAGCCGGTGCGCAAGGTGCTGGAAGAGTTTGCCGAGAACGAGCGCGCCAAGCGCACCAAGGCCGACCAGGCCGCGCTCTGGGTCCAGGCCATCGCCGCCGCCGTGCTGGTGGTGGGGCTGGCGTTCCATCTGGCCGAGGTGGGCTTGATCGGCCTGCTGGTCATCATTCTGATTACCTCGTTCACCGGCATCACCGACGAGCACCAGATCGGCAAGGCGTTCCAGGAATCCCTGCCGTTCACCTCACTGCTGGTGGTGTTCTTCGCCGTGGTCGCGGTGATTCACGAACAGCACCTGTTCAAGCCCATCATCGACCTGGTGCTGAGCCTGCCGGAAAGCAACCAGCCGGGCTGGTTCTTCGTCGCCAACGGCGTGCTGTCGATGATCAGCGACAACGTGTTCGTGGCCACGGTGTACATCAGCGAGGTCAAGCAGGCGCTGGATGCCGGCAGCATCAGCAAGGAGCATTTCCAGGCCCTGGCGGTGGCCATCAACACCGGCACCAACCTGCCCAGTGTGGCCACCCCGAACGGCCAGGCCGCGTTCCTGTTCCTGCTCACCTCCGCCATTGCGCCGCTGGTGCGGCTGTCCTACGGGCGCATGGTGGTGATGGCCTTCCCCTACACCCTGGTGATGGGCGGAGTGGGCCTGTACATGGTCATCAACCACATTTAA
- a CDS encoding substrate-binding periplasmic protein produces MNHRSNSRTNSGCFRPVVMGLWLLVLALLAPSMAWSQTGSGQTLRIAYVEFPPYTYRNAAGNADGTMIDITRKVVREAGYVPDFIYLPVSRVYLYLKNGQIDVWPGLTQIPSLDGEVLESWVSPMSTQLSVFYRPEQTQPLAHLDQLSGKTVIVIAGYTYAGLINWLNEAEDIRITEAPNHRSALDMLKRNRGDYLLDYRQPIQQILDVNPNYRFQESEVRTRNTAWLFSLAHPRAAILREQFDDAYLRLVDAGQVPPVRELDPGFVIPGFPEAYR; encoded by the coding sequence ATGAACCATCGCAGTAACTCTCGCACCAACTCCGGTTGTTTCCGCCCCGTGGTTATGGGTCTCTGGCTGCTTGTGCTGGCCCTGCTGGCGCCGTCAATGGCCTGGAGTCAGACCGGCTCCGGCCAGACCCTGCGCATCGCCTACGTGGAGTTTCCGCCCTACACCTACCGCAACGCCGCCGGCAATGCCGACGGCACGATGATCGACATCACCCGCAAGGTGGTGCGCGAGGCCGGCTATGTGCCGGACTTCATCTACCTGCCGGTGAGCCGGGTGTACCTGTACCTGAAGAACGGCCAGATCGATGTCTGGCCGGGACTGACCCAGATCCCGAGTCTGGACGGGGAAGTGCTGGAAAGCTGGGTCAGCCCCATGTCGACCCAGCTCAGCGTGTTCTATCGCCCGGAACAGACCCAGCCGCTGGCGCACCTGGACCAGCTCAGTGGCAAGACCGTGATCGTGATTGCCGGATACACCTACGCCGGTCTGATCAACTGGCTCAATGAGGCCGAGGACATCCGCATCACCGAAGCGCCCAACCACCGCTCGGCCCTGGACATGCTCAAGCGCAACCGCGGTGATTACCTGCTCGACTACCGTCAGCCGATCCAGCAGATCCTGGATGTGAACCCCAACTACCGGTTTCAGGAATCGGAAGTGCGCACCCGCAACACCGCCTGGCTGTTCTCCCTGGCCCACCCCCGGGCCGCCATCCTGCGTGAGCAGTTCGACGACGCCTACCTGCGCCTGGTGGACGCCGGCCAGGTGCCGCCGGTGCGGGAGCTGGACCCGGGCTTCGTGATTCCCGGCTTCCCCGAGGCCTACCGCTAG
- a CDS encoding DUF3047 domain-containing protein produces the protein MPALTLAASPWLLGNAQADSPTLPAFSTLTSLDKSAGWEPLEFPKIEQHSRYELVTENGTQVVRAQTDGGASGLIARLKVEPSESLVLRWRWKVSNVFERGDARKKSGDDYPARIYVAFEFQPDKAGFFERAKRKAVEVVFGETLPGNALNYIWANTVPEGEIVPNPYTDQTMMVAVNSGPERVGEWVTVERDIMADYREAFGGAPPPVVGIAIMSDSDNTGESATAWYGDITLAP, from the coding sequence ATTCCAGCTCTCACGCTGGCTGCGAGCCCCTGGCTACTAGGCAACGCCCAGGCCGACAGCCCCACCCTGCCCGCCTTCTCCACCCTGACCAGCCTGGACAAAAGCGCCGGTTGGGAGCCACTGGAATTTCCCAAGATCGAGCAGCATTCCCGCTACGAGCTGGTCACCGAGAACGGCACCCAGGTGGTGCGGGCCCAGACCGACGGCGGCGCCTCCGGGCTGATCGCCCGGCTCAAGGTAGAACCGTCGGAGTCGCTGGTGCTGCGCTGGCGCTGGAAGGTGTCCAATGTGTTCGAGCGCGGCGATGCCCGCAAGAAATCCGGGGACGACTACCCAGCGCGGATCTACGTGGCGTTCGAGTTCCAGCCGGACAAGGCCGGCTTTTTCGAGCGCGCCAAGCGCAAGGCGGTGGAGGTGGTGTTCGGCGAGACCCTGCCGGGCAATGCCCTGAATTACATCTGGGCCAACACCGTGCCCGAGGGTGAGATCGTGCCCAACCCCTACACCGACCAGACCATGATGGTGGCGGTGAATTCCGGCCCGGAGCGGGTTGGTGAGTGGGTGACCGTGGAGCGGGACATCATGGCGGACTACCGGGAAGCCTTTGGCGGGGCGCCGCCGCCGGTGGTGGGCATCGCCATCATGTCCGATTCCGACAACACCGGGGAAAGCGCCACCGCCTGGTACGGCGATATCACCCTGGCACCCTGA
- a CDS encoding DNA-binding response regulator has protein sequence MNLPEDRKTVVMVVDDAIDSIRMVNDALEAAGMTVLVALEGNQALTISQNITPDVVLMDALMPHMDGFETCRRLKENPAFTDVPIIFMTGLSDTEHVVMGLNAGGVDYVTKPINTTEMLARMDVHLTNARMTRSARSALDTAGQNLFAVDRGGNLLWSTPQVSRCLPDANHPEYERIQGKLEEWLGHRLEPGHMMPLRIMDTPRSVEYLALVDGREYLLRLKTPQNQNSAAAALRERFQLTLRESDVLLWIANGKTNREIGEILDMSPRTVNKHLEQVFRKLGVENRTAAAAGAIKLLATL, from the coding sequence ATGAACCTTCCTGAAGATCGCAAGACCGTTGTGATGGTCGTGGATGACGCGATCGACTCCATTCGCATGGTCAATGACGCCCTGGAGGCAGCGGGCATGACGGTGCTTGTGGCCCTTGAGGGCAACCAGGCGCTTACCATCAGTCAGAACATCACACCCGATGTGGTTCTCATGGATGCGTTGATGCCACACATGGACGGTTTCGAGACCTGCCGACGGTTGAAGGAGAACCCGGCTTTTACCGACGTCCCCATCATCTTCATGACGGGCCTGAGCGACACCGAGCATGTGGTCATGGGCCTGAATGCGGGTGGTGTGGACTATGTCACCAAACCCATCAACACCACGGAGATGCTGGCACGCATGGACGTCCATCTGACCAACGCCCGCATGACCCGGAGCGCACGCAGTGCCCTTGATACCGCCGGCCAGAACCTGTTTGCCGTGGACCGTGGGGGCAATTTGTTGTGGAGCACTCCCCAGGTGAGCCGGTGCCTCCCGGATGCCAACCATCCGGAATACGAGCGCATTCAGGGCAAGCTCGAGGAATGGCTCGGTCACCGCCTTGAACCCGGGCATATGATGCCTCTCCGGATCATGGACACACCCAGATCGGTGGAATACCTTGCGCTGGTCGACGGCAGGGAGTACCTGCTCCGGCTGAAAACGCCCCAAAACCAGAACAGCGCCGCCGCGGCCCTGCGCGAAAGATTCCAGCTCACCCTGAGAGAATCGGATGTGCTTCTGTGGATTGCCAACGGTAAGACCAATCGGGAAATTGGCGAGATCCTCGACATGAGCCCGCGCACCGTAAACAAACACCTCGAACAGGTTTTCCGGAAGCTAGGGGTCGAGAATCGAACAGCGGCCGCGGCTGGCGCCATAAAACTGTTGGCAACTCTCTAA
- a CDS encoding hybrid sensor histidine kinase/response regulator has translation MAARQNIFRVRRSYNQWVANQTLEDYALRFTAKSARRWSAARVSNTALGAISFLAMEAIGGSITLHYGFDNAVVAILLVSLVIFLTAIPISYYAARYGVDIDLLTRGAGFGYIGSTITSLIYASFTFIFFAIEAAIMAMALEMLFDIPLVLGYLICAVAIIPLVTHGITTISRFQVWTQPVWVLLQLAPFVFIIYADASSISDWTQFEGALATNNQGLNVVMFGAAAAVVFSLIAQIGEQVDFLRFIPEPRNQEEKRRWWLAVMSGGPGWIVIGMLKILAGSFLAVLALNQGVSPEEAADPTQMYLVAFNYLTNSPDVSLAMAGIFVILCQLKINVTNAYAGSIAWSNFFSRLTHSHPGRVVWLCFNVAIALLVMELGVYRALEETLGFYGIIAIAWVGSLVADLVINKPLGLSPPHIEFKRAHLYDINPVGVGAMITASVVGITCHTGILGSYAEALSHFIALATALATAPLIAWRTDGRFYTARPFTPIATDQELVQCCICEHRFEPEDVTGCPVYEGTICSLCCSLDARCGDACKPGAGYREQLQQFLGKLVPDAILSRLHSRLGHFLTLLVLINGLSALLLSLIYFKTPVASEPEALLLSITLWKVFFILVIVTGVVCWLFVLAHESRVVAEEESFRQTRLLTEEIVAHERTDLALQQAKEQAEAANGAKSRYLTGISHELRSPLNAILGYAQLMENDETVPPHRQEALGVIRRSGEYLADLIEGLLDISKIEAGRLDLHRDQVRIELLMEQLVTMFRLQAEEKGLAFDYHCPYPLPEMVTTDEKRLRQILINLLSNAIKYTDKGGVSLSLRYRSQVAEFTVQDTGEGISPENIERIFRPFERIRTPGQSRIGTGLGLTITRLLTEIMGGDISVDSKPGRGSTFKVSLMLSSVHSASPRSISAPAKRIYGYHGSRRKVLLVDDDQSHRQVVRAMLSPLGFEITDIGNALEVLPTVADQRPDLVLLDVSMPGQTGWEVLQRLRAEKHGMPVVMVSADANEGQHAKDSPRLHDGYIIKPVRLNLLLDTIGQVLNLEWRFKKSAEPLAAIPVSDNGDLPLPALPHRLELADLARIGHRKGLLEALHGLKHRGEAAEQFTLELTQLTNDFQFEKILALLEVTEDEPS, from the coding sequence ATGGCCGCACGACAGAACATTTTCCGGGTTCGACGCAGTTACAATCAGTGGGTCGCCAATCAAACCCTGGAAGACTACGCCCTTCGATTTACTGCCAAGAGCGCACGACGCTGGTCCGCAGCACGGGTCAGTAACACCGCGCTGGGCGCCATTTCGTTCCTGGCCATGGAGGCAATTGGGGGCTCCATCACCCTGCACTACGGCTTCGATAATGCCGTGGTCGCGATTCTGCTGGTCAGTCTGGTGATCTTCCTGACCGCGATCCCCATCAGCTATTACGCGGCTCGCTATGGCGTGGATATCGATCTGCTTACCCGGGGCGCGGGCTTCGGTTACATCGGCTCCACCATCACTTCGCTGATTTACGCCTCGTTCACCTTCATTTTCTTCGCCATTGAAGCGGCCATCATGGCCATGGCCCTGGAAATGCTTTTCGACATTCCCCTGGTTTTGGGCTATCTAATCTGCGCGGTCGCCATCATTCCACTGGTGACCCATGGCATCACCACCATCAGCCGCTTCCAGGTCTGGACCCAGCCGGTATGGGTTCTGCTCCAACTCGCCCCGTTTGTGTTCATCATTTACGCCGACGCATCTTCCATCAGCGACTGGACCCAATTCGAGGGCGCTTTGGCCACCAACAATCAGGGTCTGAACGTGGTGATGTTTGGCGCGGCGGCAGCCGTAGTTTTTTCACTGATTGCCCAGATCGGCGAGCAGGTGGATTTTCTTCGGTTCATCCCGGAACCCCGTAACCAGGAGGAAAAACGGCGGTGGTGGCTGGCGGTGATGTCCGGGGGGCCAGGCTGGATTGTCATCGGCATGCTAAAGATTCTGGCGGGGTCGTTCCTGGCGGTCTTGGCACTGAACCAGGGCGTCTCTCCTGAAGAAGCCGCCGATCCGACCCAAATGTACCTCGTGGCATTCAATTATCTGACTAACTCGCCTGACGTGTCCCTGGCCATGGCAGGTATTTTCGTCATCCTGTGCCAGCTCAAGATCAACGTCACCAACGCCTACGCCGGCTCCATTGCCTGGTCCAATTTCTTCTCGCGTTTGACCCACAGTCACCCGGGACGAGTCGTGTGGCTGTGCTTCAATGTGGCCATCGCCCTGCTGGTGATGGAGTTGGGGGTCTACCGGGCACTCGAAGAGACGCTAGGCTTTTACGGCATCATTGCCATCGCCTGGGTAGGCTCGCTAGTCGCGGACCTGGTGATCAACAAGCCGCTGGGACTCAGCCCTCCTCACATTGAGTTCAAGCGGGCCCATCTCTATGACATCAACCCGGTCGGCGTCGGTGCCATGATCACCGCTTCCGTGGTCGGCATCACCTGCCATACCGGCATCCTCGGCAGCTATGCCGAAGCCCTGTCCCACTTCATCGCCCTGGCAACCGCGCTGGCCACCGCGCCGCTGATTGCCTGGCGCACCGACGGCCGGTTCTACACTGCCCGTCCGTTTACCCCGATCGCCACCGATCAGGAACTGGTGCAGTGCTGCATCTGTGAGCACCGATTTGAGCCAGAAGACGTAACCGGTTGCCCGGTGTACGAAGGCACCATCTGCTCCCTGTGTTGTTCCCTGGATGCCCGATGCGGCGACGCCTGCAAGCCCGGGGCGGGCTACCGGGAACAATTGCAACAATTCCTGGGCAAGCTGGTTCCCGATGCCATTCTGAGCCGGCTGCACTCCCGACTGGGCCATTTCCTGACCTTACTGGTACTGATCAACGGGCTCTCCGCCCTGCTGCTATCCCTGATTTACTTCAAGACTCCCGTGGCTTCGGAGCCGGAAGCTCTGTTGCTCTCGATCACGCTATGGAAGGTATTCTTCATTCTTGTCATCGTGACCGGGGTTGTCTGCTGGCTCTTCGTTCTGGCTCATGAAAGCCGGGTGGTGGCGGAAGAGGAGTCTTTTCGACAGACACGGCTACTAACCGAAGAGATTGTTGCCCACGAACGCACCGATCTGGCCCTGCAACAGGCCAAGGAACAGGCAGAAGCGGCTAATGGCGCTAAAAGTCGATATCTCACGGGCATCAGTCACGAACTCCGATCACCCCTCAATGCCATCCTCGGTTACGCCCAGCTGATGGAAAATGACGAGACCGTACCTCCCCATCGCCAGGAGGCACTGGGTGTCATTCGTCGCAGCGGGGAATACCTCGCCGATCTGATAGAGGGTCTGCTGGACATATCCAAGATAGAAGCCGGCCGCCTGGATTTGCATCGGGACCAGGTGCGCATCGAGTTGCTGATGGAACAGCTGGTTACCATGTTCCGACTCCAAGCGGAGGAAAAAGGCCTGGCCTTTGACTACCACTGCCCCTACCCCCTTCCCGAGATGGTAACAACCGACGAGAAGCGCCTTCGCCAGATTCTGATCAACCTGCTGTCCAATGCCATCAAGTACACCGATAAGGGCGGCGTCTCTCTCAGCCTTCGTTATCGAAGCCAGGTGGCGGAGTTCACCGTGCAGGACACGGGTGAGGGCATCTCCCCGGAAAACATTGAACGCATCTTCAGGCCCTTCGAACGCATTCGCACCCCCGGTCAAAGTCGAATTGGCACCGGACTGGGCCTGACCATTACCCGCCTGCTTACGGAAATCATGGGAGGGGACATCAGTGTCGACAGCAAACCTGGCCGGGGCAGCACCTTCAAGGTCAGCCTGATGTTATCGAGTGTACACAGCGCCAGCCCACGGTCGATCTCTGCACCAGCAAAACGCATTTACGGTTACCACGGCAGCCGCCGAAAAGTGCTGCTGGTGGACGACGATCAGTCCCATCGCCAGGTAGTCCGGGCCATGCTGTCGCCGCTCGGATTCGAAATAACCGATATTGGCAATGCCTTGGAGGTCCTGCCAACCGTTGCGGACCAACGACCGGATTTGGTGCTACTCGATGTATCCATGCCTGGTCAGACTGGCTGGGAAGTACTGCAGCGGTTGCGAGCGGAGAAACATGGAATGCCCGTGGTCATGGTGTCTGCCGACGCCAATGAGGGTCAGCACGCCAAAGACTCCCCGAGACTGCATGACGGTTACATCATCAAACCGGTTCGGCTGAACCTGCTGTTGGACACCATTGGCCAGGTGCTCAATCTGGAATGGCGGTTCAAGAAGAGCGCCGAGCCGTTGGCGGCCATTCCGGTCTCCGACAACGGTGACTTGCCGCTGCCCGCATTGCCCCACCGGCTGGAACTGGCAGACCTCGCCCGCATTGGCCACCGCAAGGGTCTGCTGGAAGCCCTGCATGGTTTGAAGCACCGAGGCGAGGCGGCCGAACAATTCACCCTTGAATTAACCCAACTCACCAACGACTTCCAGTTTGAAAAAATACTGGCACTGCTTGAGGTGACTGAAGATGAACCTTCCTGA
- the urtA gene encoding urea ABC transporter substrate-binding protein yields the protein MLATSVQAAVPSTAEVNTTGLAVTDDSVTVGILHSITGTMAISEIGSVQAEKLAIDQINASGGVLGRQIEYVQEDGASDWPTFAEKSRKLLRQDDVAAIFGAWTSASRKAILPVIEQYNGMLYYPTFYEGLEQSPNVVYTGQEATQQILAGIDWAVKEKGAKTFYLLGSDYIWPRTSNKIARKHIDKLGLKVVGEEYYPLGHTQFNSVINKIKLKKPDVIFASVVGGSNVAFYKQMKAAGVDFTDEQPLLLTISVTEDEIRGIGGENVEGIYASMKYFQSLDNPNNQEFVKAFKETYGDDMVIGDVTQAAYLGPWLWKAAVEKAGSFDIDKIREVFAGIEFNKAPEGYVRIHENHHLWSKTRIGRAQTDGQYQVVYETEELMEPDPFPEGYQ from the coding sequence ATGCTGGCAACCTCCGTCCAGGCGGCAGTGCCAAGCACCGCTGAGGTCAACACCACTGGGTTGGCGGTTACCGACGACAGCGTCACCGTCGGCATTCTGCATTCGATCACCGGCACCATGGCCATCAGTGAGATCGGTTCGGTGCAGGCGGAAAAACTGGCCATCGACCAGATCAACGCCTCCGGCGGTGTACTTGGCCGTCAAATCGAATACGTTCAGGAAGACGGCGCCAGCGACTGGCCAACCTTTGCCGAGAAATCCCGCAAGCTGTTGCGTCAGGATGATGTCGCGGCTATTTTCGGTGCCTGGACCTCAGCCTCCCGCAAGGCCATCTTGCCGGTGATCGAGCAGTACAACGGCATGCTCTACTACCCAACCTTCTATGAGGGCCTCGAGCAGTCGCCGAACGTGGTCTACACGGGCCAGGAAGCCACCCAGCAGATCCTGGCGGGGATCGACTGGGCGGTCAAAGAGAAGGGCGCCAAGACCTTCTATCTGCTGGGCTCCGACTATATCTGGCCACGCACCTCCAACAAGATCGCCCGCAAACACATCGACAAGCTGGGCCTGAAAGTGGTGGGTGAAGAGTACTACCCCCTGGGCCACACCCAGTTCAACTCGGTCATCAACAAGATCAAGCTGAAGAAACCGGACGTGATCTTCGCATCCGTGGTCGGTGGCTCGAACGTGGCTTTCTACAAGCAGATGAAAGCCGCGGGCGTTGATTTCACGGACGAGCAGCCGCTGCTGCTGACCATCTCGGTCACCGAGGATGAAATCCGTGGCATCGGTGGTGAGAACGTGGAAGGCATTTACGCCTCCATGAAGTACTTCCAGAGCCTGGATAACCCCAACAACCAGGAGTTCGTCAAGGCGTTCAAGGAGACCTACGGCGACGACATGGTCATCGGCGATGTGACCCAGGCTGCCTACCTTGGGCCGTGGCTGTGGAAAGCCGCCGTTGAAAAAGCGGGCTCCTTTGACATCGACAAGATCCGCGAAGTCTTTGCCGGTATCGAGTTCAACAAGGCACCGGAAGGCTACGTGCGCATCCATGAAAACCATCACCTCTGGTCCAAGACCCGAATCGGCCGCGCTCAGACGGATGGCCAGTACCAGGTGGTCTATGAGACCGAGGAGCTGATGGAGCCGGATCCGTTCCCCGAGGGCTACCAGTAA
- the urtB gene encoding urea ABC transporter permease subunit UrtB, giving the protein MFDGYTSSELMSIFAMQGFAGLSLFSVFVLMAMGLAIIFGQMGVINMAHGEFMILGAYTTYLTSGFFQSYLPGLFGGYFLVAMVLAFLICAALGALVEWLMIRHLYHRPLDTLLATWGLSLIMQQAYRSIFGAREVGVELPDWMMGAFQVTDLVELPINGLFVMIIALSIAVGVYLLMYRSGYGKKVRAVVQNRPMAEAVGINSAGIDRATFALGCGIAGIAGAAFTMIGSTGPSSGQAYIVDTFLVVVFGGAQSLIGTIVSAFGISQAQSTMEFFLSGSMAKVLTLLVVVGILMLRPEGLIALKVRR; this is encoded by the coding sequence ATGTTTGATGGCTACACCAGCAGTGAGTTGATGTCGATATTTGCCATGCAGGGGTTCGCCGGGCTCTCCCTGTTTTCAGTCTTCGTTCTGATGGCAATGGGCCTGGCGATCATCTTCGGTCAGATGGGGGTGATCAACATGGCCCACGGGGAGTTCATGATCCTCGGCGCCTACACCACCTACCTGACCTCGGGTTTCTTTCAAAGCTATCTGCCGGGACTGTTCGGCGGTTACTTCCTTGTTGCCATGGTGTTGGCCTTTCTGATCTGCGCCGCCCTGGGGGCGCTCGTTGAGTGGCTCATGATAAGGCACCTGTACCACCGGCCCCTGGACACCCTCTTGGCCACCTGGGGCCTCAGCCTGATCATGCAACAGGCCTATCGGTCCATCTTTGGTGCCCGGGAGGTGGGCGTGGAACTGCCGGACTGGATGATGGGCGCGTTCCAGGTGACTGACCTGGTCGAACTGCCGATCAACGGTCTGTTCGTGATGATCATTGCGCTGTCCATTGCCGTGGGTGTGTACCTGCTCATGTATCGCTCCGGCTATGGCAAAAAGGTTCGCGCGGTAGTCCAGAACCGTCCCATGGCGGAAGCGGTAGGGATCAACAGCGCCGGTATTGACCGGGCCACCTTCGCTCTCGGTTGCGGCATTGCCGGTATTGCCGGTGCGGCGTTCACCATGATCGGCTCCACTGGTCCCTCGTCTGGCCAGGCCTATATCGTCGACACCTTCCTGGTGGTGGTCTTTGGCGGCGCACAGAGCCTGATCGGCACCATTGTGTCCGCGTTCGGCATCTCCCAGGCCCAGTCGACCATGGAGTTCTTCCTCAGTGGTTCCATGGCCAAAGTACTCACCCTGTTGGTGGTCGTAGGCATTCTCATGTTGCGCCCCGAAGGCCTGATTGCCCTCAAGGTCCGTCGCTAG
- the urtC gene encoding urea ABC transporter permease subunit UrtC: MKTPSVLNWFTSREGLYYLALAALLLVILPLALDPFRLNMVGKYLTYAFVAIGLVMCWGKAGILSLGQGVFFGLGGYCMAMFLKLEASTPEATAIQSTPGIPDFMDWNQLTELPWFWEPFHSFSFTLIAVIGVPMLLAFAIGLAMFTRRVGGVYFAIITQAIAAILTILIIGQQGYTGGVNGITDLQTLMGWDIRTDAAKTTLYFVCVGMLFLSLFVARLVQNRKLGRILVAMNAQENRVRFSGYDVAAFKIFVFCLAAAFAGIGGALFTLIVGFMSPSFIGIVASIEMVIFCALGGRLSILGAVYGALLVNAAKSGFSESFPELWPFAMGALFIGVVLAFPNGLAGLYQSYVMPLEERLFKRKPKVAKPEPIPEARKPATVETRERDYDPMIDHYSPEKS, from the coding sequence ATGAAAACACCGTCTGTTCTGAATTGGTTTACCTCCCGCGAGGGGCTCTACTACCTCGCCCTGGCCGCACTGCTGCTGGTGATTTTGCCCCTGGCACTGGATCCCTTCCGGCTCAACATGGTGGGCAAGTACCTGACCTATGCATTCGTCGCCATCGGTCTGGTGATGTGTTGGGGCAAGGCCGGCATCCTGAGTCTTGGTCAGGGCGTGTTCTTTGGTCTTGGCGGCTACTGCATGGCGATGTTCCTGAAGCTGGAAGCCTCCACTCCCGAGGCCACCGCCATCCAGTCGACGCCGGGCATTCCGGACTTCATGGATTGGAACCAGCTCACTGAACTGCCCTGGTTCTGGGAACCGTTCCACAGCTTTTCCTTCACGCTGATTGCGGTGATTGGGGTGCCGATGTTGTTGGCGTTCGCCATCGGTCTCGCCATGTTCACCCGGCGGGTGGGAGGGGTGTACTTCGCCATCATCACCCAGGCCATCGCCGCCATCCTGACCATCCTGATCATCGGACAGCAGGGCTATACCGGGGGCGTCAACGGCATTACCGACCTGCAGACCTTGATGGGCTGGGACATCCGGACCGATGCCGCCAAAACCACCCTCTACTTCGTTTGCGTGGGCATGCTCTTCCTGTCCCTGTTTGTGGCGCGACTGGTACAGAACCGCAAACTCGGCCGCATCCTGGTGGCCATGAATGCGCAGGAAAACCGGGTGCGTTTCTCCGGCTATGACGTCGCCGCGTTCAAGATCTTCGTGTTCTGCCTGGCGGCCGCGTTCGCCGGGATTGGTGGTGCCCTGTTCACGCTGATCGTGGGGTTCATGTCGCCGTCGTTCATCGGCATCGTCGCTTCCATCGAAATGGTGATCTTCTGCGCCCTCGGCGGCCGGCTCTCCATTCTCGGTGCGGTCTACGGCGCACTGCTGGTGAACGCCGCCAAGAGTGGCTTCTCCGAATCCTTCCCCGAGCTCTGGCCGTTTGCCATGGGTGCCCTGTTCATCGGCGTGGTACTGGCGTTTCCGAACGGTCTGGCCGGCCTGTACCAGAGCTACGTCATGCCGCTGGAAGAGCGGCTGTTCAAGCGCAAGCCGAAAGTGGCAAAACCGGAACCGATACCC